From the Diceros bicornis minor isolate mBicDic1 chromosome 19, mDicBic1.mat.cur, whole genome shotgun sequence genome, one window contains:
- the CEBPB gene encoding CCAAT/enhancer-binding protein beta: MQRLVAWDPACLPLPPPPAFKSMEVANFYYEADCLAAAYGGKAAPVAPPAARPGPRPPAGELGSIGDHERAIDFSPYLETLGAPQAPAPATATDTFEAAPPAPAPAPASSGQHHDFLSDLFSDDYGGKNCKKAAEYGYVSLGRLGAAKGALHPGCFAPLHPPPPPPPPPPPAELKAEPGFEPADCKRKEEAGAPGGGAAGMAAGFPYALRAYLGYQAVPSGSSGSLSTSSSSSPPGTPSPADAKAPPAACYAGAAPAPSQVKSKAKKAVDKHSDEYKIRRERNNIAVRKSRDKAKMRNLETQHKVLELTAENERLQKKVEQLSRELSTLRNLFKQLPEPLLASSGHC; the protein is encoded by the coding sequence ATGCAACGCCTGGTGGCCTGGGACCCAGCATGTCTCCCCCTGCCGCCGCCGCCTGCCTTTAAATCCATGGAAGTGGCCAACTTCTACTACGAGGCGGACTGCTTGGCTGCTGCGTACGGCGGCAAGGCGGCCCCCGTGGCGCCCCCCGCGGCCAGACCCGGGCCGCGCCCCCCCGCCGGCGAGCTGGGTAGCATCGGCGACCACGAGCGCGCCATCGACTTCAGCCCGTACCTGGAGACGCTGGGCGCGCCGCAGGCCCCGGCGCCGGCCACGGCCACGGACACCTTCGAGGCGGCTCCGCCCGCGCCCGCCCCCGCGCCCGCCTCCTCCGGGCAGCACCACGACTTCCTCTCCGACCTCTTCTCCGACGACTACGGGGGCAAGAACTGCAAGAAGGCGGCCGAGTACGGCTACGTGAGCCTGGGCCGCCTGGGGGCCGCCAAGGGCGCGCTGCACCCCGGCTGCTTCGCGCCCCTGcacccgccgcccccgccgccgccgccgccgccgcccgccgagCTCAAGGCGGAGCCGGGCTTCGAGCCCGCGGACTGCAAGCGGAAGGAGGAGGCCGGAGCGCCGGGCGGCGGCGCCGCAGGCATGGCGGCGGGCTTTCCGTACGCGCTGCGCGCCTACCTCGGCTACCAGGCGGTGCCGAGCGGCAGCAGCGGCAGCCTGTCCACGTCCTCGTCGTCCAGCCCGCCCGGCACGCCGAGCCCCGCCGACGCCAAGGCGCCCCCGGCCGCCTGCTACGCGGGGGCGGCGCCCGCGCCCTCGCAGGTCAAGAGCAAGGCCAAGAAGGCGGTCGACAAGCACAGCGACGAGTACAAGATCCGGCGCGAGCGCAACAACATCGCGGTGCGCAAGAGCCGCGACAAGGCCAAGATGCGCAACCTGGAGACGCAGCACAAGGTCCTGGAGCTCACGGCCGAGAACGAGCGGCTGCAGAAGAAGGTGGAGCAGCTGTCGCGCGAGCTCAGCACCCTGCGGAACTTGTTCAAGCAGCTGCCCGAGCCCCTGCTCGCCTCCTCCGGCCACTGCTAG